One window of the Camelina sativa cultivar DH55 chromosome 1, Cs, whole genome shotgun sequence genome contains the following:
- the LOC104792308 gene encoding external alternative NAD(P)H-ubiquinone oxidoreductase B4, mitochondrial codes for MSFHSFYKRAFSLFKAHPSTSKLLLLSTFSGGGVLVYTDSSPLRRLLHADATLDENGQPIRKKKVVVLGSGWSGYSFLNYLNNPNYDVQVVSPRNFFLFTPLLPSVTNGTVEARSIVEPIRGLMRKKGFEYTEAECVKIDASNKKIHCRSKDGSSLKGTAEFDMDYDILVIAVGAKPNTFNTPGVEEHAYFLKEAEDALNIRHSVIDCFERASLPNLTEEERKKILHFVVVGGGPTGVEFSAELHDFLVDDVAKIYPKVQEFTRITLLEAGDHILNMFDKRITAFAEEKFQRDGIDLKTGSMVVGVTADEISTKERETGKVVSEPYGMVVWSTGIGSRPVIRDFMQQIGQGQRRVLATDEWLRVEGCDSVYALGDTATINQRRVMEDIAAIFSKADKGNTGTLNKKDFNGVVKDICQRYPQVELYLKKNKLKNIAQLLKSANGEDTQVNIEKFKQALSEVDSQMKNLPATAQVASQQGKYLAKCFNQMEKCEKKPEGPLRFRGEGRHRFQPFRYKHFGSFAPLGGEQTAAELPGDWVSIGHSSQWLWYSVYASKLVSWRTRMLVISDWTRRFVFGRDSSSI; via the exons ATGAGTTTCCATAGCTTTTACAAGAGAGCTTTTAGCTTGTTCAAGGCTCACCCTTCTACTtccaagcttcttcttctcagcacCTTCAG CGGTGGTGGTGTACTGGTGTATACGGACTCGAGTCCATTGAGACGTTTATTACACGCAGACGCAACTCTTGATGAAAATGGCCAAccaataaggaagaagaaggtggtcgTTCTCGGGAGTGGATGGAGCGGCTACAGCTTCTTGAATTACTTGAACAACCCTAACTATGATGTTCAAGTTGTGTCTCCTCGTAACTTTTTCCTCTTCACTCCTCTCTTGCCAAGTGTTACCAATGGCACTGTTGAAGCTCGTAGCATTGTTGAACCCATTCGTGGTCTTATGCGCAAG AAAGGATTTGAGTACACAGAAGCAGAGTGTGTCAAGATTGATGCATCGAACAAGAAAATCCACTGCCGGTCCAAGGATGGGTCAAGTCTTAAGGGCACGGCTGAGTTTGACATGGACTATGACATTTTAGTCATAGCTGTTGGAGCTAAGCCTAACACATTCAACACCCCTGGAGTTGAGGAACATGCCTATTTCCTCAAAGAAGCGGAGGATGCTCTTAACATCCGTCATTCAGTCATCGACTGTTTCGAGAGAGCCTCTCTTCCGAATCTaactgaagaagagaggaaaaagattctgcattttgttgtggttggtGGTGGACCAACTGGTGTCGAGTTCTCAGCTGAGCTTCATGATTTCTTAGTCGATGATGTGGCCAAGATATACCCAAAGGTCCAAGAGTTCACAAGAATCACTCTTCTTGAAGCAGGCGACCACATTCTCAACAT GTTTGACAAGAGGATCACTGCTTTTGCCGAGGAAAAGTTCCAAAGAGACGGTATTGATTTGAAGACAGGGTCAATGGTTGTGGGAGTGACTGCGGATGAGATATCCACAAAGGAAAGAGAAACTGGCAAAGTTGTCTCTGAACCTTATGGTATGGTTGTGTGGTCAACAGGAATTGGTTCACGTCCTGTCATCAGAGACTTTATGCAGCAGATTGGTCAGGGGCAGAGGCGTGTGTTGGCAACTGATGAATGGCTTAGAGTGGAGGGTTGCGACAGTGTGTATGCTTTAGGTGATACTGCAACGATCAACCAACGCAGAGTCATG GAAGATATAGCTGCGATTTTCAGCAAAGCAGACAAGGGAAATACAGGAACATTGAACAAGAAAGATTTCAATGGGGTGGTGAAAGACATTTGCCAGAGGTACCCTCAGGTGGAGCTCTACTTGAAGAAGAATAAACTGAAGAACATTGCACAGTTGCTCAAGAGTGCAAATGGTGAGGACACACAAGTAAATATCGAAAAGTTTAAGCAAGCCCTCTCTGAAGTGGATTCGCAGATGAAGAACCTTCCAGCAACTGCACAG GTAGCATCACAACAAGGAAAGTACCTCGCAAAGTGCTTCAACCAAATGGAGAAGTGTGAGAAGAAGCCAGAGGGACCGTTGAGGTTCAGAGGAGAGGGTCGACACAGGTTCCAACCATTCAGGTACAAACATTTTGGATCGTTTGCTCCGCTGGGAGGGGAACAGACAGCAGCTGAACTGCCAGGGGATTGGGTCTCCATAGGACACAGCAGCCAGTGGCTCTGGTACTCTGTCTACGCCAGCAAACTGGTGAGCTGGCGCACGAGGATGCTCGTTATCTCTGACTGGACTCGACGCTTTGTCTTTGGCCGCGACTCCAGCAGCATCTAA